From a single Pseudalkalibacillus hwajinpoensis genomic region:
- a CDS encoding sucrose-specific PTS transporter subunit IIBC: MDYKQVSQEILNALGGKENVSAASHCATRLRLVLNDESIIDQEKLDQMDAVKGTFSTGGQFQVIIGAGTVNKVYSEFAKQTGLGEMSTKDVKEAGAKKLNPLQQFVKMLSDIFVPIIPAIVAGGLLMGINNLLTAPDLFYEGQSLVEASPNIEDLAALINTFANAAFVFLPILIGFSATQRFGGNAFLGATLGMIMVHPDLLNGWGYGGALVSGEIPVWNIFGYEIEKIGYQGTVLPVLAASYILAKVEQFFRKVIPTALDNLLTPLLTLFITGVLTFTLVGPITRTAGNLVTDGMIWMYDTTGFIGGAILGLLYAPIVITGMHHSFIAVETQLLADIVKTGGSFLFPIAAMSNVAQGAATLAVLLIVKNKKMKGTASAAGISALLGITEPAMFGVNLKLRYPFIGAMIGSAAGAAFVTFFKTKSIALGAAGLPGIISIKADTILFYVIGMLITFAVAFVTTMILSKRKSKTSHQEQEREVA; this comes from the coding sequence ATGGATTATAAACAAGTTTCTCAAGAGATATTGAATGCTTTAGGCGGAAAAGAAAATGTTTCAGCTGCTTCACATTGTGCAACAAGGTTAAGACTTGTGCTGAATGATGAGTCAATCATCGATCAGGAAAAGCTAGATCAAATGGACGCGGTTAAGGGTACATTCTCAACCGGTGGCCAGTTCCAGGTTATTATTGGAGCGGGTACCGTGAATAAGGTTTATAGTGAATTCGCGAAACAGACCGGGTTAGGTGAAATGTCCACGAAAGATGTTAAGGAAGCTGGTGCCAAAAAGCTTAATCCTCTACAGCAATTTGTGAAAATGTTATCGGATATCTTCGTACCAATCATCCCGGCGATTGTAGCTGGCGGATTATTAATGGGAATCAACAATCTCTTAACTGCTCCAGATTTGTTTTATGAAGGTCAGTCATTGGTAGAGGCTTCTCCAAACATCGAGGATTTAGCAGCTCTAATTAACACATTTGCAAACGCTGCATTTGTCTTTTTACCAATTCTCATTGGGTTTTCAGCTACACAAAGATTCGGGGGAAATGCTTTCTTAGGAGCAACACTCGGTATGATCATGGTTCACCCGGACCTACTAAATGGGTGGGGCTATGGCGGAGCACTTGTGAGTGGCGAGATACCGGTCTGGAATATCTTTGGATATGAAATTGAGAAGATCGGTTATCAAGGAACGGTCTTGCCTGTTCTCGCGGCTTCTTATATCTTAGCGAAGGTAGAGCAATTCTTCAGGAAAGTTATCCCGACTGCGCTTGATAATCTATTAACTCCCTTATTAACGCTTTTTATTACCGGGGTGCTAACGTTCACTTTAGTTGGACCAATAACAAGAACGGCTGGTAATCTCGTAACGGACGGCATGATCTGGATGTATGATACGACTGGATTTATTGGCGGTGCAATCCTTGGTCTTCTTTACGCGCCAATTGTTATTACCGGGATGCATCATAGTTTTATAGCTGTTGAAACACAGTTGTTAGCGGATATAGTAAAAACCGGCGGATCATTTTTATTCCCAATTGCTGCGATGTCAAACGTTGCACAGGGAGCTGCCACATTAGCTGTCTTATTAATTGTGAAAAACAAGAAAATGAAAGGTACTGCATCTGCCGCAGGAATTTCAGCACTCCTTGGTATTACTGAACCAGCGATGTTCGGAGTTAACTTGAAGTTGAGGTATCCGTTTATAGGGGCGATGATTGGTTCTGCTGCTGGTGCTGCCTTTGTCACTTTTTTCAAAACAAAATCAATTGCTTTAGGGGCGGCAGGATTACCGGGAATTATTTCTATTAAAGCGGATACGATTTTATTTTATGTAATTGGTATGTTAATCACATTTGCAGTGGCATTTGTTACGACCATGATCCTATCAAAACGAAAATCAAAAACAAGTCATCAGGAACAAGAAAGAGAAGTTGCATAG
- a CDS encoding glycoside hydrolase family 32 protein, translated as MEWTREQRYRSLEKVSQKELSELKAEVDRCQWRQSFHIQPETGLLNDPNGFSFYNGEYHLFYQWFPLGPVHGLKYWYHMKSKDLATWENVGTGIKPDQFFDSHGAYSGSGIEHDDKLYLFYTGNTRDENWVRHPYQCMAWMNKEGVITKANRPIIDHVPEGYTDHFRDPKVWENNDSFYAIIGAQRENKTGAVIVYRSHNLEEWHLLGEVVTQLENFGYMWECPDYFDLDGQGVLMFSPQGLEPSGDAFQNIYQSGYVVGNALELPALNYTHGAFTELDHGFDFYAPQTMEDPAGRRFMVGWMGLPEIAYPTDQSGWAHCLTVPRELTIQNGKLLQTPVKEMAKKRKDHREINDMINSQMKTYHDFEGATYELYCAFDLITAKEVGIVLRCSELEETIIKYDAGNQKVVFDRSNSGEKFAEEYGEIRQCHLSAEKVKFHIFVDRSSVEVFINDGEVAMTARIFPDHESKGIRFFSIDGKSRLEAVKWKY; from the coding sequence ATGGAGTGGACGAGAGAACAGCGTTATAGATCATTAGAAAAAGTGAGTCAGAAGGAACTGAGCGAATTAAAAGCAGAAGTCGATCGATGCCAGTGGCGTCAATCTTTTCATATTCAACCTGAAACAGGACTATTAAATGATCCGAATGGCTTTTCATTTTACAATGGCGAGTACCATCTGTTCTACCAGTGGTTTCCACTTGGCCCCGTTCATGGGCTAAAATACTGGTATCATATGAAATCAAAGGACTTAGCTACCTGGGAGAATGTAGGAACTGGAATTAAACCCGATCAGTTCTTCGATAGCCACGGTGCTTATTCAGGAAGCGGCATTGAGCACGACGACAAACTCTATTTATTTTATACTGGAAATACGAGAGATGAGAATTGGGTGAGGCATCCTTATCAATGTATGGCGTGGATGAATAAAGAAGGAGTCATTACAAAAGCTAATAGGCCAATTATCGATCATGTTCCAGAAGGATATACAGATCATTTTCGAGATCCAAAGGTCTGGGAAAACAATGATAGTTTTTATGCGATTATTGGAGCGCAGCGTGAGAACAAGACCGGTGCCGTCATCGTATATCGTTCCCATAATCTAGAAGAGTGGCACTTACTTGGTGAAGTAGTGACGCAATTAGAAAACTTTGGCTATATGTGGGAATGTCCGGATTATTTCGATTTGGATGGTCAGGGTGTCCTTATGTTTTCACCCCAGGGTCTAGAGCCTTCTGGAGATGCCTTTCAAAATATCTACCAATCTGGTTATGTGGTCGGAAATGCATTAGAACTGCCTGCGTTAAATTACACGCATGGAGCTTTCACAGAGCTTGATCATGGTTTTGATTTCTATGCGCCTCAGACGATGGAAGATCCTGCCGGAAGGCGCTTTATGGTAGGGTGGATGGGTTTACCTGAAATTGCTTATCCAACAGATCAAAGCGGCTGGGCTCATTGTTTAACGGTTCCAAGAGAGTTGACCATCCAAAATGGCAAGCTTCTTCAAACTCCGGTAAAGGAAATGGCGAAAAAGCGTAAGGACCACCGAGAGATAAATGATATGATAAATAGTCAGATGAAAACCTATCATGATTTTGAAGGTGCAACGTATGAATTATATTGTGCGTTTGATCTGATAACCGCAAAAGAAGTTGGAATCGTTCTACGATGCAGTGAGTTAGAAGAGACAATTATTAAATATGATGCTGGTAACCAAAAAGTTGTTTTTGACCGGTCTAATTCAGGAGAGAAATTTGCCGAAGAATATGGAGAGATCAGGCAATGTCATCTTTCCGCAGAAAAAGTAAAGTTTCATATTTTTGTAGATCGCTCATCAGTCGAAGTGTTTATAAATGATGGGGAAGTCGCTATGACTGCTCGCATTTTCCCTGATCATGAAAGTAAGGGAATCCGATTCTTTTCAATTGATGGAAAAAGCAGACTTGAAGCAGTAAAATGGAAGTACTAG
- a CDS encoding LacI family DNA-binding transcriptional regulator, with protein MKREINITEVAKKAGVSIATVSRVFNNQGPVKESTRKKIQQIIEETGYSPNILARELAEQKTHLIGIIVHDLTGEGIPRVINGVNEVLGAKGYNLLITCTNGSLDNELKQFEIFRSKRVEGILFATRVFQPEHSEIIKKLPIPVVSLLQNTEQAAIPYVAFDNYHFAYEGTKRLIDLGHKTIGFIGGPKHSINGEERFKGYIDAHKDAGIQCQPDIIVNGNYHIEDGYHKMEIIYSIKQGMTAVVAANDGMAIGALNYLQDSGVVIPDEVSVLALDDTVLAKASRLKLSGVHYSYTELGQKGAAIMMKMIENAHFDFEKSIIPYEICMRESVAAINSEK; from the coding sequence GTGAAGAGAGAGATCAACATTACAGAGGTCGCCAAAAAAGCAGGTGTTTCGATTGCGACTGTTTCAAGAGTGTTTAATAATCAAGGCCCTGTAAAGGAAAGCACCAGGAAGAAAATTCAGCAAATCATTGAAGAAACAGGTTATTCCCCTAATATTCTTGCCAGAGAACTCGCCGAGCAGAAGACGCACTTAATTGGCATTATTGTTCATGATTTAACTGGTGAAGGAATTCCCAGGGTTATCAATGGCGTAAATGAAGTGCTCGGTGCAAAAGGATATAATTTATTAATTACATGCACAAATGGAAGTCTTGATAATGAACTTAAGCAGTTTGAGATTTTTCGTTCTAAGCGGGTGGAAGGTATCCTGTTTGCAACCAGAGTGTTTCAACCTGAACATTCCGAAATCATTAAAAAGTTACCTATCCCGGTTGTATCACTTCTTCAGAATACAGAGCAGGCTGCGATCCCTTACGTCGCCTTTGATAACTATCATTTCGCATATGAGGGGACCAAGAGGTTGATTGACCTTGGACACAAGACGATTGGGTTTATTGGAGGGCCAAAGCATTCTATTAATGGGGAAGAAAGGTTCAAAGGGTATATCGATGCTCACAAGGATGCTGGTATCCAGTGTCAGCCAGACATTATTGTGAACGGTAATTACCATATAGAAGATGGTTATCATAAAATGGAGATAATTTATTCTATAAAACAAGGTATGACTGCAGTTGTAGCAGCGAATGATGGCATGGCCATTGGGGCACTTAACTATTTACAGGACAGTGGTGTTGTTATTCCTGATGAGGTATCTGTGCTTGCGCTTGATGATACCGTATTAGCGAAAGCGTCAAGGTTAAAATTGTCAGGCGTTCACTACTCCTATACCGAGCTAGGTCAAAAAGGGGCCGCGATTATGATGAAGATGATCGAGAACGCTCATTTTGATTTTGAAAAGTCCATCATACCTTACGAAATTTGCATGAGAGAAAGTGTGGCAGCTATTAACTCGGAAAAGTAA
- a CDS encoding glycoside hydrolase family 13 protein, with the protein MKQWWKESVVYQIYPRSFMDSNGDGIGDIRGILSKLDYLKKLGVDVVWLSPVYQSPNDDNGYDISDYQDIMPEFGTMADWEELLSEMHQRGIKLVMDLVVNHTSDEHPFFVEARKSKDNPYRDYYIWRPGDVSEPPTDWEASFGGSTWNYDEQTGEYYLHMFSPKQPDLNWENPKLRHEIYSMMKFWLDKGVDGFRMDVINMISKKEFLASYEDFEKGVQENQAFQHNGGRVHDFLQEMNREVFSNYDTMTVGECPKVTPEQAVFYTANERKELNMVFQFEHMSLDKIPGKKKWDLKLLELKDLKENLTKWQNKLASQGWNSLYWNNHDQPRIVSRFGNDTDYRKKSAKMLATLLHMMKGTPYIYQGEEIGMTNVSFSSIDLYKDIETLNMYKERVLEGSYKQDEVMKSIHAKSRDNARTPMQWKNSAHAGFTKGTPWIKVNPNYNVINVEESLKDKDSIFHYYQKLIQLRKEYEVIVDGTYELLLKEHPSIFAYTRTLGNQQLLVINNFYEQECAFTLPESIFYRAKELILRNYSGDQDGDIKEIRLQPYESRVYLLTL; encoded by the coding sequence ATGAAGCAGTGGTGGAAAGAAAGTGTGGTCTATCAAATCTATCCAAGGAGTTTTATGGATAGTAATGGAGATGGAATTGGAGATATAAGAGGGATTCTCTCAAAGTTGGATTATCTTAAGAAATTGGGTGTTGATGTTGTCTGGTTATCGCCAGTTTATCAATCGCCAAATGATGACAATGGATACGATATTAGTGATTATCAGGACATTATGCCTGAATTTGGGACGATGGCAGATTGGGAAGAACTCCTGTCTGAGATGCATCAGAGAGGGATCAAGCTGGTCATGGACCTAGTGGTTAATCATACTTCTGATGAACATCCATTCTTTGTAGAAGCGCGTAAATCAAAGGACAACCCTTACCGTGATTATTATATTTGGAGGCCCGGAGATGTAAGTGAACCTCCAACAGACTGGGAAGCATCTTTTGGTGGATCAACCTGGAACTACGATGAACAAACAGGTGAATATTATCTTCATATGTTCTCACCAAAGCAGCCGGATCTAAATTGGGAGAATCCGAAGCTTCGGCACGAAATCTATTCGATGATGAAGTTCTGGCTTGATAAAGGTGTCGATGGATTCCGAATGGATGTCATCAATATGATTTCTAAGAAGGAATTTCTAGCGTCTTATGAGGATTTTGAGAAGGGTGTGCAAGAAAATCAAGCCTTCCAGCACAACGGAGGACGGGTTCACGATTTTCTTCAGGAGATGAACCGCGAAGTCTTTTCGAATTATGATACGATGACGGTTGGAGAATGCCCAAAAGTAACACCTGAACAAGCGGTATTCTATACCGCCAATGAAAGAAAAGAACTCAACATGGTTTTTCAGTTTGAGCATATGAGTCTTGATAAAATCCCTGGGAAAAAGAAGTGGGACCTTAAATTATTGGAGTTAAAAGATCTAAAAGAAAATCTAACAAAGTGGCAGAATAAGTTAGCTAGCCAGGGATGGAACAGCCTGTATTGGAATAATCATGACCAGCCTCGAATTGTTTCCAGGTTCGGTAATGATACAGATTACCGTAAAAAATCAGCGAAAATGCTGGCTACCCTTCTTCACATGATGAAAGGAACGCCTTATATTTACCAGGGTGAAGAAATCGGTATGACTAACGTGAGCTTCAGCTCGATTGATCTCTACAAAGATATCGAAACATTAAACATGTACAAGGAAAGAGTCCTAGAAGGTAGTTATAAGCAGGACGAAGTGATGAAATCCATTCATGCAAAAAGCCGTGATAACGCCCGTACCCCGATGCAATGGAAAAATTCGGCACATGCTGGTTTCACAAAGGGAACGCCATGGATCAAGGTAAATCCGAATTACAACGTCATTAACGTGGAGGAATCATTAAAAGATAAGGATTCAATTTTCCATTATTATCAGAAGCTTATTCAATTAAGAAAAGAATACGAAGTCATCGTGGATGGAACATACGAGCTACTGCTTAAAGAACATCCATCTATTTTTGCTTATACAAGAACGTTAGGGAACCAGCAGTTACTGGTGATTAATAATTTCTATGAACAGGAATGTGCTTTTACATTACCTGAATCGATTTTCTATCGAGCAAAGGAATTGATTCTTAGAAATTACAGTGGCGATCAAGATGGAGATATAAAAGAAATTCGTCTTCAGCCTTATGAATCTAGAGTTTATTTATTAACGCTTTAA
- a CDS encoding cell wall hydrolase encodes MKFLQVLCSVAVVSCFYLFFSEDNAAAMMSKGSNGSEVEHMQSILEKLDYFHTTPTGYYGPITERAVSDFQADFGLGVDGVAGTNTLNMISNIEMMAHVVHGESRGEAYEGKVAVASVILNRVQSSSFPSSTYGVIYQQNAFTALNDGQYWLAPSSSAYRAAKDAYLGWDPSEGATYYYNPSGVTDEWIYTRDVIKQIGQHYYAR; translated from the coding sequence ATGAAATTTCTACAAGTACTATGTTCTGTGGCTGTTGTATCCTGCTTTTATCTATTCTTCTCAGAAGACAATGCAGCCGCAATGATGTCAAAGGGTTCAAATGGATCTGAGGTTGAACACATGCAATCGATCCTTGAGAAATTGGATTACTTCCATACAACACCAACAGGATACTATGGACCGATTACAGAGAGAGCTGTAAGTGATTTTCAGGCTGATTTTGGACTTGGCGTAGATGGCGTTGCTGGAACGAACACGCTTAACATGATAAGCAATATCGAGATGATGGCGCATGTTGTTCATGGCGAATCTCGTGGAGAGGCGTATGAAGGGAAGGTTGCCGTCGCTTCGGTAATTCTAAACCGTGTACAGTCTTCTTCATTTCCGAGTAGTACATACGGGGTAATCTATCAGCAGAATGCATTTACAGCATTGAATGATGGACAGTACTGGTTAGCACCGAGTTCTTCCGCATATCGTGCGGCGAAGGATGCTTATCTTGGCTGGGATCCTTCAGAAGGCGCAACGTATTACTATAACCCGAGCGGTGTGACGGATGAATGGATTTATACGCGTGATGTGATTAAGCAGATTGGGCAGCATTATTATGCGCGGTAG
- a CDS encoding cell wall-binding repeat-containing protein, whose protein sequence is MKKAFGILSSALLAGSLLGGPLASASTHDELVKKAQNISLNGYDDMGYFTEVEPNNSFAQANLLMTDDIATGKLTNNDKDFYKLKVEGDEEVSLYFGAGTDEEEPSLQLQVDIYDSSMKKLTPDYEDTEWGYNADFEALAPGTYYFAVSDLANKNNGVSYYFSAFAYSDDPVVTRIAGEDRYETAVEIAKAGFEEGYTPHVVLATGANFPDALAGAPFAYQMGAPILLTNTKSIPDSVKEAFNYFGVEHVTILGGPTAVTKDVENALKKMNITFDRIAGKDRYETASLIASELDPSFSDTAFVTYGGNFPDALSVASIAATQGSPILLTKTKEVPAATAKALKNYNDTYVIGGTKVVSKEVFTKLPNAKRIAGSDRYDTSVQVVKQLDMPVDFVNLATGLNYADALTGSVLAANMYEPVLLTKKTELPEPVRNLFIDKETFYFTIFGGPNAVSEDVEDEIWSLFE, encoded by the coding sequence ATGAAAAAAGCATTCGGTATTTTGTCTTCAGCATTACTTGCAGGAAGTCTTCTTGGAGGGCCACTTGCTTCGGCATCAACCCATGATGAGCTTGTGAAGAAAGCTCAAAACATTTCATTGAACGGTTATGACGATATGGGATACTTCACCGAAGTAGAACCAAATAATAGCTTTGCTCAGGCAAATCTACTTATGACTGATGATATTGCGACTGGTAAACTGACAAACAACGATAAGGACTTTTATAAACTGAAAGTCGAAGGCGACGAAGAGGTTTCTTTATACTTCGGAGCTGGTACAGATGAAGAAGAGCCATCACTACAGCTTCAGGTGGATATCTATGACAGTTCGATGAAGAAACTAACGCCAGATTATGAAGACACAGAATGGGGTTACAATGCTGACTTTGAAGCATTAGCACCGGGAACCTACTATTTCGCTGTCTCAGATCTAGCAAATAAGAACAACGGCGTCAGCTACTACTTCTCAGCATTCGCATACTCGGATGACCCGGTCGTTACCCGTATCGCTGGGGAAGATCGCTATGAAACAGCAGTCGAAATTGCGAAAGCAGGCTTTGAAGAAGGATATACACCACATGTGGTACTAGCAACTGGGGCGAATTTCCCTGATGCCCTTGCAGGCGCACCATTTGCCTACCAGATGGGTGCACCAATCCTATTAACGAATACTAAATCCATTCCTGATTCTGTAAAAGAAGCATTCAACTACTTCGGTGTTGAACACGTTACGATTCTAGGTGGCCCAACAGCTGTAACAAAAGACGTAGAAAATGCTCTTAAGAAAATGAATATTACCTTCGATCGTATCGCAGGGAAGGATCGTTATGAAACGGCTTCATTAATCGCAAGCGAGTTGGATCCTTCCTTCAGTGATACAGCATTTGTTACGTACGGAGGAAACTTCCCTGATGCACTATCTGTAGCTTCCATTGCGGCTACTCAGGGCAGCCCAATTCTTTTAACCAAAACAAAGGAAGTTCCAGCTGCAACAGCTAAAGCATTAAAGAATTACAACGATACGTACGTTATCGGTGGAACAAAGGTTGTTAGCAAAGAGGTGTTCACCAAACTTCCAAACGCAAAGCGAATTGCAGGAAGTGACCGCTATGACACATCTGTTCAAGTTGTGAAACAGCTGGATATGCCGGTTGACTTCGTAAACCTTGCAACTGGATTGAACTATGCAGACGCTCTAACGGGATCCGTACTTGCAGCGAACATGTACGAGCCGGTTCTATTAACAAAGAAAACTGAGCTTCCAGAACCAGTAAGAAATCTATTCATCGACAAAGAAACATTCTACTTCACCATCTTCGGCGGACCGAATGCAGTTAGCGAAGATGTAGAAGATGAGATCTGGTCGTTGTTTGAATAA
- a CDS encoding LCP family protein — MKKFLLILGVIAGVVLLAGGGYAYYLYDSVKDTATDMHEPINRDSSEKRVKEVNTEKKEPISILLMGVDERENDQGRSDTMIMMTLNPQDESMYMFNIPRDIRTEIIGHGTVEKMNHAYAYGGVEMTMDTVENFLDVPIDYYFKVNMEAFQDVVSALNGVTVDNPFAFDYEGYSFPEGQLELNAQEALAFSRMRYDDPKGDLGRNDRQREIIKAIIDEGASVGSINKVGSLLDAVGSNVKTNMTFEEMNDIFKNYRRARTNMTTFEIQGHGEMIDSLWYYIVSDEEKQSITQKLKNHLEIS, encoded by the coding sequence ATGAAAAAATTCTTACTTATTTTAGGTGTGATTGCTGGGGTTGTTCTTCTTGCCGGTGGTGGGTATGCGTACTATTTATATGATTCGGTGAAGGATACAGCGACTGACATGCACGAGCCTATTAACAGGGATTCGTCTGAGAAGCGAGTGAAAGAAGTAAACACTGAGAAAAAAGAACCGATTTCTATTCTCTTAATGGGCGTTGATGAGCGAGAGAATGACCAGGGACGTTCAGATACGATGATTATGATGACGCTAAATCCGCAGGATGAATCGATGTATATGTTTAATATTCCAAGAGACATCCGAACAGAAATTATCGGCCATGGAACGGTCGAGAAAATGAACCATGCCTATGCCTATGGCGGTGTCGAAATGACGATGGATACGGTCGAGAATTTCCTCGATGTGCCGATTGACTATTATTTCAAAGTGAACATGGAAGCCTTCCAGGATGTAGTGTCTGCGTTAAACGGTGTTACAGTTGATAACCCATTTGCTTTTGACTACGAAGGGTATTCGTTTCCTGAGGGTCAACTCGAGTTAAACGCTCAAGAAGCTCTAGCTTTCTCAAGAATGCGTTATGATGATCCTAAGGGTGACCTTGGTCGTAACGACCGACAGCGAGAAATCATTAAGGCAATCATTGATGAAGGCGCGAGCGTTGGTAGCATCAACAAAGTTGGTAGTCTACTTGATGCAGTTGGTAGTAATGTGAAGACGAATATGACATTTGAAGAAATGAATGATATTTTCAAAAATTACCGTAGAGCTCGTACAAACATGACCACATTTGAGATTCAAGGTCATGGGGAAATGATTGATAGTCTCTGGTATTACATTGTTTCGGATGAAGAGAAGCAAAGTATCACACAGAAATTGAAAAACCATTTAGAAATTAGTTAA
- a CDS encoding tyrosine-protein phosphatase: MIDIHSHILPGIDDGARTIDDSLAMARQAYEQGITKIVATPHHKNGTFNNEKNTILQEVNLLNKELQLEGIDLEILPGQENRIYGELVDDLEGSELLTVNESGVYMLIEFPSSHLPRYANKLLFDLQVKGIIPIIVHPERNREIMENPDRLYQLVKEGALSQLTGTSVTGKMGKKIQKFSFDLIQSNLTHFIASDAHNTKNRPFDLLEALETVEKEFGVSTRYMLQENAEDVIAGKMVNKEIPQQVRRKKILGLF, translated from the coding sequence ATGATTGATATACATTCACATATTCTGCCTGGCATCGATGATGGCGCTAGAACAATTGATGATAGTCTAGCGATGGCGAGACAGGCATATGAGCAGGGCATTACGAAAATAGTAGCTACCCCTCACCATAAAAATGGGACCTTTAATAATGAGAAGAATACCATTCTTCAAGAAGTTAACTTACTGAACAAAGAATTGCAGCTTGAAGGAATCGATCTTGAGATTCTTCCCGGTCAAGAGAACCGGATTTACGGAGAGCTTGTAGATGATTTAGAAGGTAGTGAGTTATTAACGGTAAATGAGAGCGGCGTCTACATGTTAATTGAATTCCCATCGAGTCACTTACCGCGTTACGCAAATAAGCTATTGTTTGATCTTCAGGTTAAAGGAATTATCCCAATCATCGTACATCCTGAGAGAAATAGAGAAATTATGGAGAATCCAGACCGACTTTATCAATTAGTAAAAGAAGGTGCGTTAAGTCAGCTAACGGGCACGAGTGTGACCGGTAAGATGGGTAAGAAAATCCAGAAATTTTCTTTTGATTTAATTCAGAGCAACCTTACTCATTTCATCGCATCAGATGCCCACAATACGAAAAACAGACCGTTTGACCTATTAGAAGCGCTTGAAACCGTTGAAAAAGAATTTGGTGTTTCAACAAGGTACATGCTTCAAGAAAACGCTGAGGATGTCATTGCGGGGAAAATGGTAAACAAGGAAATTCCACAACAAGTGCGCAGGAAGAAAATACTGGGCTTGTTTTAA
- a CDS encoding YveK family protein: MEETISLKEIFAVLKKRLSLILLITLLATATSGIVSYFLLTPIYQTSTQILVNQKADTENGFDYNQVKTNVELINTYNVIIKSPTILDQVVEGLNLDMSTGDLNEKITVSNAQNSQVVSIEVKEPDPAQAVKIANTTAEVFEKEISNIMNVDNVSVLSEANFEGTPSPVNPKPVLNMAIALVVGLMVGVGLAFLLEYLDNTIKDENDIEKLLGLPVLGTIAVIEDKEVGSSKGKHAKKSVRGETVES, from the coding sequence ATGGAAGAAACTATTAGCTTAAAGGAAATTTTTGCAGTTCTTAAAAAACGTCTATCTCTTATTCTATTAATTACGCTTCTTGCAACTGCAACGAGCGGTATTGTCTCATATTTCCTGCTTACCCCAATTTATCAAACTTCAACCCAAATTCTAGTAAATCAAAAAGCAGACACGGAAAACGGTTTTGATTATAACCAGGTGAAAACTAATGTCGAACTCATCAATACATATAATGTCATCATAAAAAGCCCCACTATTCTAGATCAGGTAGTGGAAGGTTTGAATCTCGATATGTCTACTGGTGACTTAAATGAAAAGATCACTGTGAGCAATGCACAAAACTCTCAGGTTGTTTCGATTGAAGTAAAAGAGCCAGATCCAGCCCAGGCAGTGAAGATTGCAAATACCACGGCAGAGGTTTTTGAAAAGGAAATCAGCAACATCATGAATGTGGATAACGTTAGTGTGCTTTCTGAAGCGAATTTTGAAGGAACGCCAAGCCCAGTAAATCCAAAGCCAGTATTAAATATGGCGATTGCGCTTGTGGTCGGTTTGATGGTCGGTGTCGGTCTTGCCTTCCTATTAGAATACCTTGATAACACAATTAAAGATGAAAATGATATTGAGAAGTTACTTGGATTGCCAGTACTAGGTACAATTGCAGTTATTGAAGATAAAGAAGTTGGCTCATCAAAAGGAAAACATGCAAAAAAGTCAGTAAGGGGTGAAACGGTTGAGTCGTAA
- a CDS encoding CpsD/CapB family tyrosine-protein kinase, translating to MSRKNRKSIHVDKERSLLTHQNPKSPIAEQYRTIRTNIQFASVEEEIRTIMVTSSGPMEGKSTTIANLGVVMAQQGKSVLIVDADLRKPTVHYTFRTMNTRGITNVLTRQAELVDVTQETEVPNLNVLTSGPIPPNPSELLGSKGMDSLIEEALVHYDVVLFDCPPILAVADSQIVANKVQGTVLVVSSGTTDKEAAVKAKERLESVNSKLLGVVLNRKKMKDGSYYYYYAQK from the coding sequence TTGAGTCGTAAAAATCGAAAATCCATTCATGTTGATAAAGAAAGAAGTTTATTAACACACCAGAATCCGAAATCACCAATTGCTGAGCAATACCGGACGATTCGAACCAACATTCAATTTGCATCAGTTGAAGAAGAGATCCGTACGATTATGGTTACTTCTTCTGGACCGATGGAGGGGAAGTCAACAACGATTGCGAACCTGGGCGTTGTAATGGCGCAACAGGGGAAAAGCGTTTTGATTGTGGATGCTGACTTAAGAAAGCCGACGGTTCACTATACATTCCGAACTATGAATACGAGAGGAATTACTAACGTTCTTACACGTCAGGCAGAATTAGTTGATGTGACACAAGAAACAGAAGTGCCAAATCTTAACGTATTAACTAGTGGTCCTATTCCGCCAAATCCTTCAGAGCTTCTTGGTTCAAAAGGGATGGATAGTCTCATCGAAGAAGCATTGGTGCATTATGATGTTGTCCTTTTTGACTGTCCTCCTATTCTTGCGGTGGCTGATTCGCAGATTGTTGCGAATAAGGTGCAGGGGACTGTGCTTGTAGTTAGTAGTGGGACGACGGATAAGGAAGCTGCGGTTAAGGCGAAAGAACGGTTGGAGAGTGTGAATAGTAAGTTGCTTGGGGTTGTGTTGAATAGGAAGAAGATGAAGGATGGTAGTTACTACTATTATTACGCTCAAAAGTAA